The following coding sequences lie in one Cupriavidus sp. WKF15 genomic window:
- the uvrB gene encoding excinuclease ABC subunit UvrB, whose product MSNLAEVAPALDEDKIVTFPGSPFQLYQPFPPAGDQPEAIRQLVEGVDDGLSFQTLLGVTGSGKTYTMANVIARMGRPAIVFAPNKTLAAQLYSEFREFFPRNAVEYFVSYYDYYQPEAYVPQRDLFIEKDSSINEHIEQMRLSATKSLLERRDTVIVATVSAIYGIGNPSEYHQMILTLRAGDKVSQRDVIARLIAMQYTRNETDFQRGTFRVRGDTIDIFPAEHAEMAVRLEMFDDEVESLQFFDPLTGRVRQKIPRFTVYPSSHYVTPRETVLRAIEDIKSELRERLEFFHKEGKLVEAQRLEQRTRFDLEMLSELGFCKGIENYSRHLSGARPGDPPPTLVDYLPPDALMFLDESHVLIGQLNGMYNGDRARKTTLVEYGFRLPSALDNRPLKFGEFERKMRQVMFVSATPAQFEQEHAGQVVEQVVRPTGLVDPSIIVRPAGTQVDDLLSEIHLRVEAGERVLVTTLTKRMAEQLTEFLSENGVKVRYLHSDIDTVERVEIIRDLRLGTFDVLVGINLLREGLDIPEVSLVAILDADKEGFLRAERSLIQTIGRAARNVNGTAILYADRMTDSMRRAIDETERRRAKQIAFNEANGITPRGVVKRIKDIIDGVYDAGEVKAELIAAQERARYEDMSEKQVSKEIKRLEKLMMDHAKNLEFEKAAQVRDQLAKLKAQLFGAGGEEAPLPPA is encoded by the coding sequence ATGTCAAACCTCGCCGAAGTCGCGCCGGCCCTGGACGAAGACAAAATCGTCACTTTTCCGGGCTCGCCGTTCCAGCTCTACCAGCCGTTCCCGCCGGCCGGCGACCAGCCCGAGGCGATCCGGCAACTGGTCGAGGGCGTGGACGACGGCCTCTCGTTCCAGACGCTGCTGGGGGTGACCGGCTCGGGCAAAACCTACACGATGGCCAACGTGATCGCCCGCATGGGGCGCCCGGCCATCGTCTTCGCGCCCAACAAGACGCTCGCCGCGCAGCTGTATTCCGAGTTCCGCGAGTTCTTCCCGCGAAACGCGGTCGAATATTTCGTCAGCTACTACGATTACTACCAGCCCGAGGCCTACGTCCCGCAGCGCGACCTGTTCATCGAGAAGGATTCCTCGATCAACGAGCACATCGAGCAGATGCGCCTGTCGGCCACGAAGAGCCTGCTTGAACGCCGCGACACGGTGATCGTGGCGACGGTGTCGGCCATCTACGGTATCGGCAACCCGAGCGAGTACCACCAGATGATCCTGACGCTGCGCGCAGGGGACAAGGTCAGCCAGCGCGATGTGATCGCGCGGCTGATCGCCATGCAATACACGCGCAACGAGACCGATTTCCAGCGGGGCACGTTTCGGGTGCGCGGCGACACCATCGACATCTTCCCGGCCGAGCACGCCGAAATGGCGGTGCGGCTCGAGATGTTCGACGATGAAGTCGAGTCCCTGCAGTTCTTCGATCCGCTTACCGGCCGCGTGCGCCAGAAGATCCCGCGCTTCACGGTCTACCCGTCCAGCCACTACGTGACGCCGCGCGAAACGGTGCTGCGCGCGATCGAGGACATCAAGTCCGAGCTGCGCGAACGGCTCGAGTTCTTCCACAAGGAAGGCAAGCTGGTCGAGGCCCAGCGGCTGGAGCAGCGCACGCGCTTCGACCTGGAAATGCTGTCCGAGCTGGGCTTCTGCAAGGGCATCGAGAATTACTCGCGCCACCTGTCGGGCGCCAGGCCCGGCGATCCGCCGCCGACGCTGGTCGACTACCTGCCGCCGGACGCGCTGATGTTCCTCGACGAATCCCACGTGCTGATCGGCCAGCTCAACGGCATGTACAACGGCGACCGCGCGCGCAAGACCACGCTGGTCGAGTACGGCTTCCGGCTGCCGTCCGCGCTGGACAACCGGCCGCTCAAGTTCGGGGAGTTCGAGCGCAAGATGCGCCAGGTGATGTTCGTTTCCGCCACGCCGGCCCAGTTCGAGCAGGAGCATGCCGGGCAGGTGGTGGAACAGGTCGTGCGTCCGACCGGGCTGGTCGACCCCAGCATCATCGTGCGTCCGGCCGGCACCCAGGTGGATGACCTGCTATCGGAGATCCACCTGCGCGTAGAGGCCGGCGAGCGCGTGCTGGTGACCACGCTGACCAAGCGCATGGCCGAGCAGCTGACCGAGTTCCTGTCGGAAAATGGCGTCAAGGTGCGTTATCTGCACTCCGACATCGACACCGTGGAACGCGTGGAAATCATCCGCGACCTGCGTCTGGGCACCTTCGACGTGCTGGTGGGCATCAACCTGCTGCGCGAGGGGCTGGATATCCCCGAAGTGTCGCTGGTGGCCATCCTCGACGCGGACAAGGAAGGTTTCCTGCGCGCCGAGCGTTCTCTGATCCAGACCATCGGCCGGGCGGCGCGCAACGTGAACGGCACGGCGATCCTGTACGCCGACCGCATGACCGATTCGATGCGCCGGGCCATCGATGAGACCGAGCGGCGCCGCGCCAAGCAGATCGCCTTCAACGAAGCCAACGGCATTACGCCGCGTGGCGTGGTCAAGCGGATCAAGGACATTATCGATGGCGTCTACGATGCGGGCGAGGTCAAGGCCGAGCTGATCGCTGCGCAGGAGCGCGCGCGCTACGAAGACATGAGCGAGAAGCAGGTATCCAAGGAAATCAAGCGTCTCGAGAAGCTGATGATGGATCACGCCAAGAACCTGGAATTCGAAAAGGCGGCGCAGGTGCGCGACCAGCTCGCCAAGCTCAAGGCGCAACTGTTTGGCGCCGGCGGCGAAGAGGCGCCCCTGCCGCCGGCATAA
- the iscR gene encoding Fe-S cluster assembly transcriptional regulator IscR: MRLTTKGRFAVTAMIDLAMRQDQGPVTLAGISQRQKISLSYLEQLFGKLRRHEIVESVRGPGGGYSLARKAEDVTVADIIIAVDEPLDATQCGGKGNCNGGDGSGRCMTHELWATLNQKMVEYLDSVSLKNLVDQQRAKQPAVLHDMREDAAVQQAAPAARGKSDKAEKPVRARVVNSVFSLAQS; the protein is encoded by the coding sequence ATGAGACTGACCACCAAAGGCCGCTTTGCGGTAACTGCGATGATCGACCTGGCCATGCGCCAGGATCAGGGACCCGTCACGCTCGCCGGCATCAGCCAGCGGCAGAAGATTTCGCTGTCCTACCTGGAACAGTTGTTCGGCAAGTTGCGCCGGCATGAAATCGTCGAAAGCGTGCGTGGCCCCGGCGGTGGCTACAGCCTCGCGCGCAAGGCGGAAGACGTTACCGTGGCGGACATCATCATCGCCGTGGACGAACCGCTCGATGCCACCCAGTGCGGTGGAAAGGGCAATTGTAACGGAGGTGACGGCTCCGGGCGTTGCATGACCCACGAACTGTGGGCGACGCTGAACCAGAAGATGGTCGAATACCTCGATTCCGTCTCCCTCAAGAACCTCGTGGACCAGCAGCGCGCCAAGCAGCCAGCCGTCCTGCACGACATGCGCGAAGACGCTGCCGTGCAGCAGGCGGCACCCGCGGCGCGCGGCAAGTCGGACAAGGCCGAGAAGCCGGTCCGCGCCCGGGTGGTGAATTCGGTTTTCAGCCTGGCGCAGTCCTGA
- a CDS encoding amino acid aminotransferase, protein MSLFSAVEMAPRDPILGLNEAFNADTRATKVNLGVGVYFTDEGKIPLLRAVQEAEKARLTTATPRGYLPIEGIAAYDQAVQSLLFGKESPLITEGRVVTAQALGGTGALKIGADFLKRLYPASKVAISDPSWENHRALFESAGFEVVNYAYYDAPSHGLNFAGMLESLKSYPANTIVVLHACCHNPTGVDLSADQWKEVVALIKARNLIPFLDMAYQGFADGIDPDGAAVRLFADSGLPFFVSSSFSKSFSLYGERVGALSIVTTSKDEAQRVLSQVKRVIRTNYSNPPTHGGTVVATVLNSPELRAMWEQELAEMRDRIKLMRHALVDKLAAKGVKTDFSFVKAQRGMFSYSGLSSAQVDRLRNEHGIYAVGTGRICVAALNSRNIDAVVDAIAAVL, encoded by the coding sequence ATGAGTTTGTTTTCTGCCGTCGAGATGGCCCCGCGCGACCCGATCCTGGGCCTGAATGAAGCCTTCAATGCCGACACCCGCGCCACCAAGGTGAACCTGGGCGTTGGCGTGTACTTCACCGACGAAGGGAAAATTCCCCTGCTGCGTGCCGTGCAGGAAGCGGAAAAGGCTCGCCTGACCACCGCCACCCCGCGCGGCTACCTGCCCATCGAGGGCATCGCCGCCTATGACCAGGCCGTGCAATCGCTGCTGTTCGGCAAGGAATCGCCGCTGATCACCGAAGGTCGTGTTGTGACGGCCCAGGCACTTGGGGGCACTGGCGCGCTGAAGATCGGCGCCGACTTCCTGAAGCGCCTGTACCCGGCCTCGAAGGTTGCCATCAGCGATCCGAGCTGGGAAAACCACCGTGCGCTGTTCGAATCGGCCGGCTTCGAAGTGGTGAACTACGCCTACTACGACGCCCCCAGCCACGGCCTGAACTTCGCCGGCATGCTGGAATCGTTGAAGTCGTATCCGGCCAACACCATCGTCGTGCTGCACGCTTGCTGCCACAACCCGACCGGCGTTGACCTGTCGGCCGACCAGTGGAAGGAAGTGGTCGCGCTGATCAAGGCGCGCAACCTGATCCCGTTCCTGGATATGGCCTACCAGGGCTTTGCCGACGGCATCGACCCGGACGGCGCGGCCGTGCGCCTGTTCGCCGATTCGGGCCTGCCCTTCTTCGTGTCGAGCTCGTTCTCGAAGAGCTTCTCGCTGTATGGCGAACGCGTCGGCGCCCTGTCGATCGTCACCACCAGCAAGGACGAAGCCCAGCGCGTGCTGTCGCAGGTCAAGCGCGTGATCCGCACCAACTACTCCAACCCGCCGACGCATGGCGGCACCGTGGTCGCCACCGTGCTGAACAGCCCCGAACTGCGCGCCATGTGGGAGCAGGAACTGGCCGAAATGCGCGACCGCATCAAGCTGATGCGCCACGCGCTGGTCGACAAGCTGGCCGCCAAGGGTGTGAAAACCGACTTCTCGTTCGTGAAGGCGCAGCGCGGCATGTTCTCGTACTCGGGTCTGAGCTCGGCTCAGGTGGACCGCCTGCGCAACGAGCACGGCATCTACGCCGTCGGCACGGGCCGCATCTGCGTGGCCGCGCTGAACAGCCGCAACATCGACGCCGTCGTCGACGCGATCGCGGCAGTGCTGTAA
- a CDS encoding IscS subfamily cysteine desulfurase, with the protein MTMSTPHFPIYMDYSATTPVDPRVADKMIPYLREQFGNPASRSHAYGWDAERAVEEAREQVAALVGADPREIVWTSGATESDNLAIKGAANFYSGKGKHIITVKTEHKAVLDTTRELERQGFEVTYLDVKDDGLIDMEVFKQALRPDTILVSVMLVNNEIGVIQDVEQIGAICREKGIIFHCDAAQATGKVAIDLNTLKCDLMSFSAHKTYGPKGIGALYVRRKPRVRIEAQMHGGGHERGMRSGTLATHQIVGMGEAFRIAREEMATENERIRMLRDRLWNGLKSMEEVYLNGDFERRVPHNLNVSFNFVEGESLIMAIKDVAVSSGSACTSASLEPSYVLRALGRNDELAHSSIRFTVGRFTTEQEIDFTVELLKSKIGKLRDLSPLWEMFKDGVDLNSIQWAAH; encoded by the coding sequence ATAACGATGAGCACCCCACATTTCCCCATCTACATGGATTACTCGGCCACCACGCCGGTGGACCCGCGCGTGGCGGACAAGATGATTCCGTACCTGCGCGAGCAGTTCGGCAATCCCGCGTCGCGCAGCCACGCCTATGGCTGGGACGCGGAGCGTGCGGTGGAAGAGGCGCGTGAACAGGTGGCCGCACTGGTCGGTGCCGATCCGCGCGAAATCGTGTGGACGTCGGGGGCGACGGAATCGGACAACCTGGCGATCAAGGGCGCCGCGAATTTCTATTCGGGCAAGGGCAAGCACATCATCACGGTCAAGACCGAGCACAAGGCCGTGCTGGACACCACGCGCGAGCTGGAGCGCCAGGGCTTCGAGGTGACCTACCTCGACGTGAAGGACGACGGCCTGATCGACATGGAAGTGTTCAAGCAGGCGCTGCGCCCGGACACGATCCTGGTGTCGGTGATGCTGGTGAACAACGAGATCGGCGTGATCCAGGACGTCGAGCAGATCGGCGCGATCTGCCGCGAGAAGGGCATCATCTTCCATTGCGACGCCGCGCAGGCGACCGGCAAGGTGGCGATCGACCTGAACACGCTGAAGTGCGACCTGATGTCGTTCTCGGCCCACAAGACCTATGGCCCGAAGGGCATCGGCGCGCTGTACGTGCGCCGCAAGCCGCGCGTGCGCATCGAGGCGCAGATGCACGGCGGCGGCCATGAGCGCGGCATGCGCTCGGGCACGCTGGCCACGCACCAGATCGTCGGCATGGGCGAAGCCTTCCGCATTGCCCGCGAGGAAATGGCGACCGAGAACGAGCGCATCCGCATGCTGCGCGACCGCCTGTGGAATGGCCTGAAAAGCATGGAAGAGGTCTACCTGAACGGTGACTTCGAACGCCGCGTGCCGCACAACCTGAACGTCAGCTTTAACTTCGTCGAAGGCGAGTCGCTGATCATGGCGATCAAGGACGTGGCCGTGTCGTCGGGCTCGGCCTGCACCTCGGCCTCGCTGGAGCCGTCTTACGTGCTGCGCGCGCTGGGCCGCAACGACGAACTGGCGCACAGCTCGATCCGCTTCACGGTGGGCCGCTTCACCACCGAGCAGGAAATCGACTTCACCGTCGAACTGCTCAAGAGCAAGATCGGCAAGCTGCGCGACCTGTCGCCGCTGTGGGAGATGTTCAAGGACGGCGTCGACCTGAATTCGATCCAGTGGGCCGCGCACTGA
- the nth gene encoding endonuclease III: MNAAKCRALFETLRDDNPAPTTELEYSSPFELLIAVLLSAQATDVGVNKATRRLFPVAHTPQQMLELGEEGLIGYIKTIGLYKTKAKHVIETCRILVEQHGGKVPPDRAALEALPGVGRKTANVVLNTAFGEPTIAVDTHIFRVANRTGLAPGKNVQIVEDKLLKVVPREFLHDAHHWLILHGRYVCKARKPECWHCVIEPLCEFRDKTEAPRG, encoded by the coding sequence ATGAACGCAGCCAAGTGCCGTGCGCTGTTCGAGACCCTGCGCGACGACAACCCCGCGCCGACCACCGAACTGGAATACAGCTCCCCGTTTGAACTGCTGATTGCCGTGCTGCTGTCGGCGCAGGCCACGGACGTCGGCGTGAACAAGGCCACGCGCAGGCTGTTCCCGGTTGCGCATACTCCGCAGCAGATGCTCGAACTCGGCGAGGAAGGGCTCATCGGGTACATCAAGACCATCGGCCTCTACAAGACCAAGGCGAAGCACGTGATCGAGACCTGCCGGATCCTGGTCGAGCAGCACGGCGGCAAGGTACCGCCGGATCGCGCCGCACTGGAGGCACTGCCCGGCGTGGGCCGCAAGACCGCCAACGTGGTGCTCAACACCGCGTTCGGCGAGCCGACCATCGCCGTCGACACGCATATCTTCCGCGTGGCCAACCGTACCGGACTTGCCCCGGGCAAGAACGTGCAGATCGTCGAGGACAAGCTGCTCAAGGTGGTGCCCAGGGAGTTCCTGCACGACGCCCATCACTGGCTGATCCTGCACGGCCGCTACGTGTGCAAGGCGCGCAAGCCCGAATGCTGGCACTGCGTGATCGAACCCCTGTGCGAGTTCCGCGACAAGACCGAGGCCCCGCGCGGCTGA
- a CDS encoding low molecular weight protein-tyrosine-phosphatase gives MKKYAILMCCMGNICRSPTAEGVLRAKLAAVGLADRVELDSAGTHEYHLGRAPDARTQRHAQRRGYDLSALRARKVGLPDFSRFDLVLAMDRDNLERLSALCPQADAAQLRLLMSFATRHEADEVPDPYYGEGDGFERVLDYVEDACDGIVEMLRQRLRNDAV, from the coding sequence ATGAAGAAATACGCCATCCTGATGTGCTGCATGGGCAATATCTGCCGCTCGCCGACAGCCGAGGGCGTCTTGCGCGCCAAGCTGGCAGCGGTAGGGCTCGCGGATCGGGTGGAACTCGATTCGGCGGGTACCCATGAGTATCATCTCGGCCGGGCCCCGGACGCGCGCACGCAACGTCACGCGCAGCGGCGCGGCTATGATCTTTCGGCGCTACGGGCGCGCAAGGTCGGCCTGCCCGATTTCTCGCGCTTCGACCTTGTGCTGGCGATGGACCGGGACAATCTTGAGCGGCTGTCAGCCTTGTGCCCGCAGGCCGACGCGGCGCAACTGCGGCTGCTGATGAGCTTCGCCACCCGCCACGAGGCGGACGAAGTGCCGGATCCGTACTACGGCGAAGGCGATGGCTTCGAGCGCGTGCTCGACTATGTGGAGGATGCGTGCGATGGCATCGTCGAGATGCTGCGCCAGCGCCTGCGCAACGATGCTGTCTGA
- the rsxB gene encoding electron transport complex subunit RsxB has product MSPAHTLADRLEALLPQTQCTKCGFNGCRPYAEAMASGEAACNRCPPGGAEGIRRLSAALGTEPLPLDPERGVEQPRAVARIDESLCIGCTLCIQACPVDAIAGAAKQMHTIIPDLCTGCDLCVPPCPVDCIDMVPVTGERTGWDAWTQEQADAAHARYLARRQRLVREREENDARLAAKAAAKLQALQAEAADSDAERAAQERKRAIIQAAIERARQKQQAAGSGTPVKDTGNAEDGNNDKPTPPER; this is encoded by the coding sequence GTGAGTCCCGCCCATACCCTCGCAGACCGCCTTGAGGCGCTGCTGCCGCAAACCCAGTGCACCAAGTGCGGCTTCAACGGTTGCCGTCCGTACGCCGAAGCCATGGCCAGCGGCGAAGCCGCCTGCAACCGCTGCCCGCCCGGCGGCGCGGAAGGAATCCGCCGCCTGTCGGCAGCGTTGGGTACCGAACCGCTGCCGCTGGATCCGGAACGCGGCGTCGAGCAGCCGCGCGCCGTCGCCCGCATCGACGAAAGCCTGTGCATCGGCTGCACGCTGTGCATCCAGGCTTGCCCGGTCGACGCCATCGCGGGCGCGGCCAAGCAGATGCACACCATCATTCCGGACCTTTGTACCGGCTGCGATCTTTGCGTGCCGCCCTGCCCGGTGGACTGCATCGACATGGTGCCGGTCACCGGCGAGCGCACCGGCTGGGACGCCTGGACGCAGGAACAGGCTGACGCCGCTCACGCACGCTATCTCGCACGCAGGCAGCGGCTGGTGCGCGAACGCGAGGAGAACGACGCACGGCTCGCGGCCAAGGCGGCCGCCAAGCTGCAGGCCTTGCAGGCCGAGGCGGCGGACTCCGACGCCGAGCGCGCCGCGCAGGAACGCAAGCGCGCCATCATCCAGGCTGCCATCGAACGCGCGCGCCAGAAGCAGCAGGCCGCGGGCAGCGGCACCCCCGTCAAGGACACCGGCAACGCCGAAGACGGCAACAACGACAAACCCACCCCGCCAGAACGATGA
- a CDS encoding malonic semialdehyde reductase produces the protein MSQIDQAALAQLFTEARTHNVWQDRHVDDVVLHQVYEAMKFGPTAANSCPVRIVFVKSAAEKARLVECVSAGNVDKTRSAPVTAIIAFDKAFHDQLPKLFPHADARSWYAGNDAKIARDALMNSSLQGGYFILAARAMGLDCGPMGGFDADKINAAFFPDGKWEVNFLCNLGYGEGDKLFPRLPRLSFEEACRVV, from the coding sequence ATGTCCCAGATCGATCAGGCAGCCCTGGCCCAGTTGTTCACCGAAGCCCGCACGCACAACGTGTGGCAGGATCGTCACGTGGATGACGTCGTGCTTCATCAGGTCTATGAAGCCATGAAGTTCGGCCCGACCGCGGCCAACAGCTGCCCGGTGCGCATCGTGTTCGTGAAGAGCGCTGCCGAAAAGGCCCGCTTGGTCGAGTGCGTATCTGCCGGCAACGTGGACAAGACCCGTTCCGCGCCGGTTACCGCCATCATCGCCTTCGACAAGGCTTTCCATGACCAGCTTCCGAAGCTGTTCCCGCATGCCGACGCCCGCTCGTGGTATGCCGGCAACGACGCCAAGATCGCCCGCGATGCGCTCATGAACAGCTCGCTGCAAGGCGGCTACTTCATCCTGGCCGCGCGCGCCATGGGCCTGGACTGCGGCCCGATGGGCGGCTTCGATGCCGACAAGATCAACGCCGCGTTCTTCCCCGACGGCAAGTGGGAAGTCAACTTCCTGTGCAACCTGGGCTACGGCGAAGGCGACAAGCTGTTTCCGCGCCTGCCGCGTCTGTCATTCGAAGAGGCCTGCCGCGTGGTCTGA
- a CDS encoding TetR/AcrR family transcriptional regulator: MSNETRTKRDPEGTRRRILAAATEEFAKGGLAGARVDQIARRAETNERMLYYYYGSKEGLFLAVLEKQYAEFRADEERLHITDDDPVAGVRTLARFVWDWYYQHPEFIRLVNSENLHEARHLKKSAQLHQLVNPIVNVLADLIRRGQQQGLFRDNVDVPQFYLTISALGYYVLSNRYTISAVIGRDVASQDEHERFAELHTEMLLSYLRR; encoded by the coding sequence ATGTCAAACGAGACCAGAACCAAACGGGACCCAGAGGGCACGCGCCGCCGCATCCTGGCGGCGGCCACGGAGGAATTTGCCAAGGGCGGCCTGGCCGGCGCCCGCGTCGACCAGATCGCGCGCCGCGCGGAGACCAATGAGCGCATGCTGTACTACTACTACGGCAGCAAGGAAGGGCTCTTCCTTGCCGTGCTGGAGAAGCAGTACGCCGAGTTCCGCGCGGACGAAGAACGGCTGCACATCACTGACGACGATCCCGTTGCCGGCGTCCGCACGCTGGCCCGCTTCGTCTGGGACTGGTACTACCAGCACCCGGAGTTCATCCGGCTCGTCAACAGCGAGAACCTGCACGAGGCGCGCCATCTGAAGAAATCGGCGCAACTGCACCAGCTCGTCAATCCGATCGTCAACGTGCTGGCGGACCTTATCCGCCGGGGCCAGCAACAGGGGCTGTTCCGCGACAACGTTGATGTCCCGCAGTTTTACCTGACCATTTCGGCGCTGGGCTACTACGTGCTGTCGAACCGCTACACGATCAGTGCGGTGATCGGCAGGGACGTGGCTTCGCAGGACGAGCACGAGCGGTTCGCCGAGCTGCACACGGAGATGCTGCTGAGCTACCTGCGGCGCTGA
- the iscU gene encoding Fe-S cluster assembly scaffold IscU, with protein sequence MSYSSKVLDHYENPRNVGSFDKGDDTVGTGMVGAPACGDVMKLQIKVNEAGVIEDAKFKTYGCGSAIASSSLVTEWVKGKTVDQALEIKNTQIAEELALPPVKIHCSILAEDAIKAAVDDYKKKHPAADQKAA encoded by the coding sequence ATGTCATACAGCTCCAAGGTTCTCGACCACTATGAAAACCCCCGCAACGTCGGTTCCTTCGACAAGGGCGACGACACGGTGGGTACCGGCATGGTCGGTGCCCCGGCTTGCGGCGACGTAATGAAGCTCCAGATCAAGGTCAATGAAGCGGGCGTGATCGAAGACGCCAAGTTCAAGACCTATGGCTGCGGCTCGGCCATTGCCTCGTCCTCGCTCGTGACCGAGTGGGTGAAGGGCAAGACCGTCGACCAGGCGCTGGAGATCAAGAACACCCAGATCGCCGAAGAACTGGCGCTGCCGCCGGTGAAGATCCACTGCTCGATCCTCGCCGAGGACGCCATCAAGGCCGCCGTCGACGACTACAAGAAGAAGCACCCGGCCGCCGACCAGAAGGCCGCCTGA
- the phaZ gene encoding polyhydroxyalkanoate depolymerase, whose amino-acid sequence MLYQLHEFQRSMLHPLTAWAQATAKTFTNPLSPLSLVPGAPRLAAGYELLYRLGKEYEKPAFDIKSVRSNGREIPIVEQTILEKPFCRLVRFKRYADDPDTIKLLKDEPVVLVAAPLSGHHATLLRDTVRTLLQDHKVYVTDWIDARMVPADHGPFHLADYIHYIQEFIRHIGAEKLHVISVCQPTVPVLAAISLMASAGEKTPRTMTMMGGPIDARKSPTAVNSLATNKSFEWFENNVIYTVPANYPGHGRRVYPGFLQHAGFVAMNPDRHLSSHYDYYLSLIQGDADDAEAHVRFYDEYNAVLDMAAEYYLDTIREVFQEFRLANGTWAIDGNLVRPQDIKGTALLTVEGELDDISGAGQTAAAHDLCAGIAETDKHHLSATKCGHYGIFSGRRWREEIYPQLRDFIRKYR is encoded by the coding sequence ATGCTCTACCAACTGCATGAGTTCCAGCGTTCGATGCTGCACCCGCTGACCGCGTGGGCACAGGCGACCGCCAAGACCTTCACCAATCCCCTCAGCCCGTTGTCCCTGGTTCCCGGCGCACCCCGCCTGGCGGCCGGGTACGAACTGCTGTACAGGCTCGGCAAGGAATACGAGAAACCCGCGTTCGACATCAAGTCGGTGCGCTCGAACGGCCGCGAAATCCCGATCGTCGAACAGACCATCCTGGAAAAGCCGTTTTGCCGGCTGGTTCGCTTCAAACGCTATGCCGATGACCCGGACACCATCAAGCTGCTGAAGGACGAGCCCGTGGTCCTGGTGGCCGCGCCCCTGTCCGGCCACCATGCCACGCTGCTGCGCGATACCGTACGTACCTTGCTGCAGGACCACAAGGTCTACGTGACCGACTGGATCGATGCCCGCATGGTGCCGGCCGATCATGGTCCGTTCCACCTGGCGGACTATATCCACTACATTCAGGAGTTCATCCGCCATATCGGCGCGGAAAAGCTGCACGTCATTTCGGTGTGCCAGCCGACCGTGCCAGTGCTGGCGGCGATTTCGCTGATGGCCTCGGCCGGAGAGAAGACGCCGCGCACCATGACCATGATGGGTGGCCCTATCGATGCCCGCAAGAGCCCGACGGCGGTGAATTCCCTGGCGACCAACAAGTCGTTCGAGTGGTTCGAGAACAACGTCATCTACACCGTGCCGGCCAACTACCCCGGACACGGCCGCCGCGTCTATCCCGGCTTCCTGCAGCATGCCGGCTTCGTGGCCATGAATCCGGACCGCCACCTGTCGTCGCACTATGACTACTACCTGAGCCTGATCCAGGGCGATGCCGACGACGCGGAAGCTCACGTGCGCTTCTACGACGAGTACAATGCCGTGCTCGACATGGCGGCCGAATACTATCTCGACACCATCCGCGAAGTCTTCCAGGAGTTCAGGCTGGCCAATGGCACCTGGGCCATCGACGGCAATCTGGTGCGCCCGCAGGACATCAAGGGTACCGCGCTGCTGACGGTCGAAGGCGAGCTCGACGACATCTCCGGCGCCGGCCAGACCGCGGCGGCGCACGATCTGTGCGCGGGCATCGCAGAGACCGACAAGCACCACCTGTCGGCAACGAAGTGTGGTCACTACGGGATCTTCTCGGGCCGCCGCTGGCGCGAAGAAATCTACCCGCAGTTGCGCGACTTCATCCGCAAGTACCGGTAA
- a CDS encoding antibiotic biosynthesis monooxygenase: protein MVKLALWVPLEAVPGKEAEVEQFLRDGLPLVEQEAGTTAWFALRLGPSRFGIFDAFADEASRDAHLAGKVAAALVARAPDLFVGAPPIQKIEVLAAKLP from the coding sequence ATGGTCAAGCTAGCGCTGTGGGTGCCGCTTGAAGCCGTGCCCGGCAAGGAAGCCGAGGTGGAGCAGTTCCTGCGCGACGGCTTGCCGCTGGTCGAGCAGGAGGCTGGCACCACGGCCTGGTTTGCGCTGCGGCTGGGGCCATCGCGGTTCGGCATCTTCGATGCATTCGCTGACGAAGCTTCGCGCGATGCGCATCTGGCGGGCAAGGTAGCGGCGGCGCTGGTGGCCAGGGCGCCGGATTTGTTCGTGGGTGCGCCGCCGATCCAGAAGATCGAAGTCCTGGCAGCCAAGCTGCCGTGA